The genomic interval AAAGTTACTTAGTTAATGCACAGTTTTTAAATGGTAATGTCTCCAAGAAGCCGGATTCATCCTCTGCTGTTGTGCTCAGTTTTCTGCACAGTCTGAAGAGtccagagagaggaagacttCTGCTTTGCACTTAAATGAGCCTTTGAGTTCCTGGAGGAGTTCACAGCTCTGTAGGTTTGGTTTGATGTCTTTGATACAAACAGGCTGTGGAGAGAGAAACGGACAAATTCAGTTTCATGCACCTACTGTACACTAGTTCTCAAAGACCTTTGTTTCAACGGTCTGTCTCCCATTTCAGGAGGGAAACTGTTTGTTCTTCACCACCTTTAATGATAGTTTTACTTTTCAGATGAAGATATAAAAGCATCTAAACACAAGGTAAACATGGGAAGGATAAACCACAAAAAGGTCTACATTTCTTCTCTGTGCAAATTGTAAGCCATAAAAAACTCCTGCACCTACTGCATAGAAATTGGATCTTGAAACACTTATTTTAAATGGATgcctttaaattacatttattttttagaagCAGATATTCGAATAGCCTACTCTGATGTATTACAGAGAAAATGGGCCATTCATTTTATTGCTGTTAAATAATAGTCTTTTCTGCTAATTTCTCTACCTCTATTTTTCTTCTAACACTTTTTGGATAATAGAAGATAGAATATGCAGCATGTTGCAGTTTGAaagctgagttttttttccctgactGAAATTATCAATAATCCACGAGAAGACGATATCTGGTTTCTAAAGACTAAGCGTATACCTTGATTGATTTGTATGCTGTATATGTAGACAGGTGATAAGAGTGCCCCTAACTTAAgccaaaaaaacatccttaatTGTCTAACTTACACCCTCAATGCCGCCCGCATGGCAAGTCGCCATGCGTAATGCGTAATGGCAAACCCATTCAACCCATAAAGCGTTGATAAAATCGATAACCACTGACCATCGTCTTCAGCAGGAAACTCTGCGGTGTTAATTCAGAAAACACGCTGTTGCTCACAGCCTCTCCGCTGTCTGACGGCTCCTCTGTCTGCTCGGCTCTCCTGACGTACGGTGACCTCCGGATACCTGACAGCAAGCCGGACGCTCTGCCCACCGAGTAGTAGGTCGGCCCGGCCACCTGCTTGTACCATGCGTCAGCAGGACTGTGAGCGAGCAGCACGGAGATGATCATGATGGGGAACACGAGTTTAGCGGGCACCTCCATGTCGAGCACAGCGGCTGGGTTCCAATTTTGCCTGACTGGTCCTCCTCACTGTCAGCGCGCGCTGCTTGGACCCTCCTTGTCAGTCTACTTATAGGGACCCCGTGATCATCCCCACGCATTTCGTCAATGTGTGTGGGTAATTCTTCATACACACGTCTCAGAGAAATACACTCCTCCAGGTGAGATTACAATCACATTTATGTAACCATCAGTATTTTAGTCAATGttgaatttgaatgtatttgtttgaaAGGGATGATTATGTTTCCAGTACAGAAAGTAAGAGCTTTTGATACTTTTCAACTCGTGTCCCTATTTGGGCCTTTACATCTATTGTAAAGTGACTTATTCAGATACATAGAACCACATACAATATGTcagctctgcttttattttgaccagAACTTGACCTTTGAACGTTTGAAAATACTGTGACCCATGAAAACAATTATACAAAACATTTCAGGTCATTATACCTGAAGGTTTCAATGTTGAGAAACATACAGCCAAGAGGGGCAACAACTGAAAAacgactgaaaaataaaaacaagttttctgCATAAATGTCTCCATGATCATGTGTCATTTATTAACTTGCAGCTTGTTTGATATCAATGcagctgttttgtctttttgcagtTCATTTCCTGTATTTGCAGCGCTCTCCAGTTGATGCTTTTGTATTTGCACACTTGtatctgtttttatcatttctaGATTTGCTGCACTTTTTTCCTAATAAACGTTGTGTCGGCTGTTGCAGGTCGGTTTCCTTTGTCAGCCACCGCAGAAAGAagtggcttaaaaaaaataaaagctccttTCCCTTCTGGAGATTTCTGGAGCTATCCCGACTGAACAATCTATTGTATTACTGCCTACAAGTGTTAGAGTTGTGCTTTGATTTTATTGTTAACATAATAAATATCTTTAATTGTACATCTGTAAATAGTAGATTCTTTAGATTGCCTTCTTTGAGAATGTTTGTCTTCTAGttctgtgtactgtatgtacatgGAAAGCCATGTAAAACTGCAGTGAAGTTCCTTTTACAAACCAGACACACAAAGCTGTATCTTACTCTGCTTCTGAGTCATCTTTAATGTTAGAGAA from Labrus mixtus chromosome 20, fLabMix1.1, whole genome shotgun sequence carries:
- the LOC132954195 gene encoding neuropeptide B-like — encoded protein: MEVPAKLVFPIMIISVLLAHSPADAWYKQVAGPTYYSVGRASGLLSGIRRSPYVRRAEQTEEPSDSGEAVSNSVFSELTPQSFLLKTMPVCIKDIKPNLQSCELLQELKGSFKCKAEVFLSLDSSDCAEN